A window from Cellulomonas sp. C5510 encodes these proteins:
- a CDS encoding glycosyltransferase family 4 protein, whose translation MRVVVVLPGIAAAPTGGYAVAYRYVNALAAAGHEVTVLHARTRKPGDHPDLGLRRVAYAARRHAGPTWFRLHAAVRVHNTARLVPDAIPAAGVLIATGVRTAPAVAEAVARTGARGIYLVQHVETFVATEEEVVASWRLPLEKVVVSGWLHDVLAGAGVPSVLVPNGVDRHVFRPGRHPEVPGVLAMVSTQRWKRTDLVCEVYRAVAASEPGVRLTTFGTGVRPDGLPASAVHVRNPQRADLADLYRASSLYVCASDDEGFGLPVAEAMSCGAAVVSTDIAGVRSFALDAPRYAPAGDGPGLTAAVLGLLADPIALSSARARSREVATGLDAAESARRFVALVDRSARVAG comes from the coding sequence GTGAGGGTGGTCGTCGTCCTGCCGGGCATCGCCGCCGCGCCCACCGGCGGCTACGCCGTCGCGTACCGGTACGTCAACGCACTCGCCGCGGCCGGGCACGAGGTGACCGTGCTGCACGCCCGCACCCGCAAGCCCGGCGACCACCCGGACCTCGGGCTGCGCCGGGTCGCGTACGCGGCGCGCCGGCACGCGGGCCCGACGTGGTTCCGTCTGCACGCGGCGGTCCGCGTGCACAACACGGCACGCCTCGTGCCGGACGCGATCCCCGCCGCGGGCGTCCTCATCGCCACCGGCGTGCGCACCGCCCCCGCGGTCGCCGAGGCCGTGGCCAGGACGGGCGCGAGGGGGATCTACCTCGTCCAGCACGTCGAGACGTTCGTCGCGACCGAGGAGGAGGTCGTCGCGAGCTGGCGCCTGCCGCTGGAGAAGGTCGTCGTCTCGGGCTGGCTGCACGACGTGCTCGCCGGGGCCGGCGTGCCGAGCGTCCTCGTCCCCAACGGGGTCGACCGGCACGTGTTCAGGCCCGGGCGCCACCCCGAGGTCCCCGGCGTGCTGGCGATGGTCTCGACCCAGCGGTGGAAGCGCACCGACCTGGTCTGCGAGGTCTACCGGGCGGTCGCGGCCTCCGAGCCCGGGGTGCGCCTCACGACGTTCGGCACAGGGGTACGGCCCGACGGGTTGCCCGCCTCCGCCGTGCACGTGCGCAACCCGCAGCGTGCCGACCTCGCCGACCTCTACCGCGCGAGCTCGCTGTACGTGTGCGCGAGCGACGACGAGGGCTTCGGCCTGCCCGTCGCCGAGGCGATGTCCTGCGGCGCGGCCGTCGTGTCCACAGACATCGCCGGCGTGCGCTCGTTCGCGCTCGACGCTCCGCGGTACGCGCCGGCCGGTGACGGTCCGGGCCTCACCGCCGCCGTCCTCGGACTCCTCGCCGACCCGATCGCCCTCTCGTCCGCCCGGGCCCGGTCACGCGAGGTCGCCACCGGCCTCGACGCCGCCGAGTCCGCGCGTCGGTTCGTCGCGCTCGTCGACCGGAGTGCCCGTGTCGCGGGCTGA